In a single window of the Desulfonatronum thiodismutans genome:
- a CDS encoding type II toxin-antitoxin system RelE family toxin: MNYKLRFKEQALKEWRKLDEHLREQFKRKLQERLHNPHVPASRLSRGANRYKIKLKSAGYRLVYEVRDTVFVVVVVAVGKRERGSVYKTAEKR, from the coding sequence ATGAATTATAAGCTGCGGTTCAAGGAGCAGGCCTTGAAGGAGTGGCGAAAGCTGGACGAACATCTTCGAGAACAATTCAAACGCAAGCTCCAGGAAAGACTCCATAACCCGCATGTCCCCGCCTCTCGTCTGTCCAGAGGCGCCAATCGATACAAGATCAAGCTGAAAAGTGCCGGATATCGTCTGGTCTATGAAGTCCGTGATACGGTTTTCGTGGTCGTGGTCGTCGCAGTGGGGAAGCGTGAGCGTGGTTCGGTATACAAGACGGCGGAGAAGCGCTGA
- a CDS encoding Na+/H+ antiporter subunit E, with translation MAEPRIESRDNSSESAPSPESSWSFPGPGGVMVRILGFSLLWWILTEGGSLFSVLGLLGVGLAVPASFRLLPPRSWPLRPLAVIRFSPYFLRQSLLGGLDVASRAMRLRVDVTPTVITHVFALESESARVLFLWVVSLLPGTAAVDLQGDKARIHVLDQRLADSATLRELERRIAGLFRQ, from the coding sequence ATGGCGGAACCGAGAATTGAGTCCAGGGATAATTCGTCTGAATCGGCTCCAAGTCCCGAGTCGTCGTGGAGTTTTCCCGGCCCGGGCGGCGTCATGGTCCGGATATTGGGATTCAGCCTGCTCTGGTGGATTCTGACTGAAGGCGGATCACTCTTTTCCGTCCTTGGACTTCTCGGCGTCGGATTGGCCGTGCCGGCCAGCTTCCGGCTGCTCCCGCCCCGGTCCTGGCCCCTCCGGCCCTTGGCCGTGATCCGTTTTTCGCCGTACTTTCTGCGGCAATCCCTGCTGGGCGGCCTGGACGTGGCCTCGCGGGCCATGCGGCTCCGGGTTGACGTGACGCCCACCGTGATCACCCATGTCTTCGCCCTTGAATCCGAGTCGGCTCGGGTGCTCTTCCTCTGGGTGGTCAGTCTCCTGCCGGGCACGGCCGCCGTGGACCTTCAGGGCGACAAAGCCCGGATCCACGTCCTGGACCAACGCCTCGCGGACTCCGCGACCTTGAGAGAGCTGGAGCGGAGGATCGCGGGACTGTTCAGGCAGTGA
- a CDS encoding 3'-5' exonuclease — MFFPRPEKRKRRKSEPIPWKDLYEKRRAQARHPLIRDFYKAGVVEAGTALAEVPMVALDFETTGFDPDKDAIVSIGLVPFTLRRIFGSRARYWVVNPARELKKESVVFHRLTHSDVLKSPDIEEVLPELIRALSQTVVVVHYRRIERRFLDAAVRQRWDEGIIFPVIDTMDIEARLHRPDDKGWWTYLKNRLWGRDKQSLRLAASRTRYNLPVYSPHHALTDALATAELFQAQAAWRFTPQTPVSDLWR; from the coding sequence GTGTTTTTTCCACGTCCTGAGAAAAGGAAGCGCCGAAAGAGCGAGCCAATTCCTTGGAAAGACTTGTACGAAAAACGGCGGGCCCAGGCCCGGCACCCTTTGATTCGGGACTTCTATAAAGCCGGGGTCGTCGAAGCCGGGACGGCCTTGGCCGAGGTGCCGATGGTGGCGCTGGATTTTGAAACCACCGGCTTTGACCCCGACAAAGACGCCATTGTCAGCATCGGCCTCGTCCCGTTCACGTTGCGTCGAATATTCGGCAGTCGCGCTCGATACTGGGTCGTCAACCCAGCCAGGGAGTTGAAGAAGGAATCGGTGGTCTTCCATCGCCTTACCCATTCTGATGTTCTGAAAAGCCCCGACATAGAGGAAGTCTTGCCCGAATTGATCAGGGCTCTTTCTCAAACCGTCGTCGTCGTGCACTATCGGCGGATTGAGCGCCGATTCCTGGATGCCGCGGTGCGACAACGATGGGATGAGGGAATCATCTTTCCGGTCATCGATACCATGGACATTGAGGCCCGCCTCCATCGCCCGGACGACAAGGGATGGTGGACCTACCTGAAAAACCGCCTGTGGGGCCGTGACAAGCAATCCCTGCGCCTCGCGGCCAGCCGGACCCGCTACAACCTGCCCGTCTACTCCCCGCACCACGCCCTGACCGACGCCTTGGCCACCGCCGAACTGTTCCAAGCCCAGGCCGCATGGCGATTCACCCCGCAAACCCCTGTCAGCGACCTGTGGCGGTGA
- a CDS encoding PAS domain S-box protein — translation MSKHPKTHLQSNATHTDVPTIHKLGSRLRYLRSVKNLTQAEVAEKAGLSLRQVNRIECGERSPSFPALESISQALETNLLNLFLFADDILENDPPGEHPGFAETGGAWPGDYCTPVWVGTWTLASSDGRRTSWSSSVYSMLGYQPYSVKPTVKRFLKHIRPEDHSAVQEFLDKAGHGQKISLVLQVKTKSLSQRTLCISVDTQRTKADAPEDVLLILQDITEFGELARTLVHNKCELEEHVRERNRELSLAVEKYQFEALERSKAQARLRISDLMVWHSSNAQVFVDKNGIIGSVNAAYERLVGASSQQLLGRIYADFLVELLSKEFYDQEVRPQLVRVSRLGEAAFWKGWVEVRHLARLFLRISYSPCWEGEEILGLVVTIHDLTALVTSQREREESETRYRSLYEDTPAMLHSIDKDGKIISISNLWLEKLGYTRDEVIGRRSVDFFTDESRCRALEENIPKFFETGSAKDLPYQMVTKDGRILDVLMSGVSEFDKEGVFVRSMAVTEDVTVRRKAEKALLESEQRFRALAENLPVLLNAGTKDARFTYWNKTSEIITGYSKEEAIDNPKAFALMYPDQVYAARMLREWEEAGSEFTNKEITLTAKDGTARHIVWSNLPPELSYTGDDVWAVGVDVTRRKLSEEALMQREKLLEVAASATLNLLRDVELGPCVTDILAGLGQVTNTDRVYVFRDHVDEETGLLLTSQTWEWVNTGIVPQIDNPNLKNVPYLAACPRWRQAMEAGKCISGHVRHFPDEERGFLEPQNIQSLLVVPIHSDERVWGFLGFDSVRTTRDWTFAEENVLHIVASAIGAAIARKASETFIKQQAEATSRVKSAFLAKMSHEVRTPLSGVMGLTDLLLDTPLSPEQREYLELVRDAGNRMLTLTTDILDLSKIEAGKLELKDAAFEPRRTVNDVVRLLAGQALNKGLDLAWDVNAAIPRLLVGDEGCLRQVLLNLAVNALKFTDQGVVLVHAGLEEDRANKTLLRFTVRDTGPGIPPDLISDLFSSYSQVGKTSRHGGTGLGLAICKELVELMGGTIGVESTEGRGSTFWFTAWFKKEPVPKADSA, via the coding sequence ATGTCGAAGCACCCAAAAACTCATCTTCAATCCAACGCCACGCATACCGACGTGCCGACTATCCACAAGCTTGGCAGTCGCTTGCGATATTTACGTTCAGTAAAGAACCTGACCCAGGCCGAAGTGGCGGAAAAAGCCGGGCTCAGCCTCCGGCAGGTCAATCGCATCGAGTGTGGGGAACGATCCCCTTCTTTCCCGGCCTTGGAGAGTATCAGTCAGGCCCTGGAAACCAACCTGCTCAACCTGTTCCTCTTTGCCGACGATATCCTGGAAAACGACCCGCCAGGAGAACACCCGGGCTTCGCGGAGACTGGCGGCGCGTGGCCAGGCGACTACTGCACGCCCGTCTGGGTTGGAACTTGGACCTTGGCGTCTTCAGACGGCAGGCGGACAAGTTGGAGTTCGTCCGTTTATTCCATGCTGGGCTATCAGCCGTACTCCGTCAAACCCACGGTAAAACGCTTCCTCAAACACATCCGTCCTGAGGATCATTCAGCGGTGCAAGAGTTCCTCGACAAAGCCGGGCACGGACAAAAGATCAGCCTGGTGCTTCAGGTGAAGACAAAATCCTTGAGTCAACGGACCTTGTGCATCAGTGTGGATACCCAGCGGACGAAAGCCGACGCGCCTGAGGATGTTTTGCTCATTCTTCAAGATATTACGGAATTTGGAGAACTTGCCAGGACCCTCGTCCACAACAAATGCGAATTGGAGGAGCATGTCCGCGAGAGGAACAGAGAACTGAGCCTTGCCGTTGAAAAGTACCAATTCGAAGCGTTGGAGAGAAGTAAAGCGCAAGCTCGACTGCGCATAAGCGACCTGATGGTCTGGCATTCCTCGAACGCCCAGGTTTTCGTGGACAAGAACGGGATTATCGGCTCGGTAAACGCCGCTTATGAACGACTGGTCGGAGCATCCTCCCAACAGTTGCTGGGCAGAATTTATGCGGACTTTCTTGTCGAGCTGCTCAGTAAGGAGTTTTATGATCAAGAAGTGAGACCGCAGCTCGTCCGGGTTTCACGGTTGGGGGAAGCTGCGTTTTGGAAAGGTTGGGTGGAAGTCAGGCACCTGGCACGTCTTTTTCTGAGGATCAGCTACTCCCCTTGTTGGGAAGGCGAAGAAATTCTCGGCCTGGTCGTCACGATCCACGACTTGACGGCCCTCGTCACATCACAAAGAGAACGAGAGGAAAGTGAAACCAGATATCGCTCACTTTACGAAGATACCCCCGCAATGCTGCATTCCATCGACAAAGATGGAAAAATCATCAGCATCAGCAATCTGTGGCTAGAAAAACTCGGTTATACACGAGATGAGGTTATAGGACGCCGATCCGTAGACTTTTTCACGGATGAGTCCAGATGTCGGGCGCTGGAAGAGAACATCCCGAAGTTTTTTGAAACCGGTTCCGCGAAAGACCTGCCCTATCAGATGGTGACCAAGGACGGGCGGATACTGGACGTGTTGATGTCCGGCGTATCCGAGTTCGATAAAGAGGGCGTTTTCGTCCGATCCATGGCCGTCACCGAGGACGTTACCGTACGCAGAAAGGCTGAAAAAGCGCTTCTGGAGAGTGAACAACGCTTCCGTGCATTGGCTGAAAACCTACCGGTGCTGCTCAATGCCGGTACGAAAGACGCACGGTTTACTTACTGGAACAAGACCTCTGAAATCATTACCGGCTACTCCAAGGAAGAGGCGATCGACAATCCCAAGGCCTTTGCCCTGATGTATCCGGACCAGGTTTATGCCGCGCGGATGTTGCGCGAATGGGAGGAAGCAGGGAGCGAATTTACCAACAAGGAGATTACGCTGACCGCCAAGGACGGAACAGCACGCCACATCGTTTGGTCCAATCTGCCCCCGGAACTGAGCTACACCGGGGACGATGTCTGGGCCGTCGGCGTGGATGTCACGCGGCGCAAGCTGTCCGAGGAGGCGCTGATGCAGCGGGAGAAGCTTCTGGAAGTCGCTGCGAGCGCCACCCTGAATCTCTTGCGCGACGTGGAGTTGGGGCCATGCGTCACCGATATTCTGGCTGGTTTGGGGCAAGTCACCAACACCGACCGGGTCTACGTATTCAGAGACCATGTGGATGAGGAAACCGGACTGCTCCTGACCAGCCAGACCTGGGAATGGGTCAACACGGGCATCGTGCCGCAAATCGACAATCCGAACTTGAAAAACGTACCGTATCTCGCGGCCTGTCCTCGTTGGCGGCAGGCAATGGAGGCTGGAAAATGCATCTCAGGGCATGTCCGACATTTTCCGGATGAAGAACGAGGCTTTCTTGAGCCTCAAAACATTCAGAGTCTGCTCGTCGTCCCGATACATTCCGACGAACGGGTTTGGGGCTTTCTGGGTTTTGATTCGGTGCGCACGACACGCGATTGGACCTTTGCGGAAGAAAACGTCCTGCACATCGTGGCCTCGGCCATCGGAGCGGCAATCGCGCGCAAGGCAAGCGAAACATTCATCAAGCAGCAGGCCGAGGCAACGAGTCGGGTCAAGTCCGCCTTCCTGGCCAAGATGAGCCACGAAGTCCGCACTCCGTTGTCCGGCGTTATGGGTCTGACGGACTTGCTTCTGGACACGCCGCTCAGTCCGGAGCAGCGGGAGTATCTCGAACTTGTCCGGGATGCCGGAAACAGGATGCTCACCCTGACCACCGACATTCTCGATCTCTCAAAAATCGAGGCCGGCAAGCTGGAACTGAAAGACGCGGCCTTCGAACCGCGTCGGACAGTGAACGACGTTGTCCGCTTGTTGGCCGGGCAGGCCCTCAACAAGGGCCTGGACCTTGCCTGGGACGTCAATGCGGCAATCCCGCGCCTGCTCGTGGGTGATGAGGGGTGTCTGCGACAGGTGTTGTTGAATCTTGCGGTCAACGCCCTGAAGTTCACCGACCAGGGCGTGGTCCTCGTCCATGCGGGCCTGGAAGAAGACCGGGCGAACAAAACTCTGCTGCGCTTCACGGTCAGGGACACGGGTCCCGGCATTCCTCCGGACCTGATCTCCGACCTGTTTTCCTCGTACAGCCAGGTCGGCAAGACGTCTCGTCATGGGGGCACGGGGCTGGGCCTGGCCATTTGCAAGGAACTGGTGGAGTTGATGGGCGGTACTATCGGGGTGGAAAGCACCGAAGGTCGCGGTTCCACATTCTGGTTCACGGCGTGGTTCAAGAAGGAGCCGGTGCCAAAGGCGGACTCCGCGTAG
- a CDS encoding BCCT family transporter: MVEKKETQESIDMIPPEGEVNPIDTDYTIGQDNVSYKLGRYGVDIHNPVFGTAAAVVVIFVVVTMLFQTQAEPLFGSLRNWLTSNLDWFFISAGNIFVLVCLFLIVSPLGRVRIGGTEATPDFSYLGWFSMLFAAGMGIGLMFYGVSEPLSHFSSALGGTASENGIRTDWAPLGGAAGDTQAAIRLGMAATIYHWALHPWAIYSILALGLALFSFNKGLPLTVRSIFYPILGERVWGWPGHVIDILAIFATLFGLATSLGIGASQAAAGLGYLFNLPDGSTMQVLLIIGITLLALISVVAGLEAGVQRLSQINMVLAALLMLFVIIVGPTLAILTGFFTNLAGYLQHLPALANPIGREDANFAQGWTAFYWAWWISWSPFVGMFIARVSRGRNVREFLISVLLIPSAACVLWMTVFGTTAIGQVVRDGYTAAADAALPLQLFAMLDVLPLAQITSFIGIILVVVFFVTSSDSGSLVIDTIGAGGKVQAPVVQRVFWCTFEGLVAIALILGGGLVALQAMAVSTGFPFTIVLLVACWSLIKGLASEPRLKKV; this comes from the coding sequence ATGGTTGAAAAGAAGGAAACACAGGAATCCATCGACATGATCCCGCCCGAAGGCGAGGTCAATCCCATCGACACGGACTACACCATCGGCCAGGACAATGTATCCTACAAACTCGGTCGGTACGGCGTGGACATCCACAACCCGGTCTTCGGCACCGCAGCGGCTGTTGTCGTCATTTTCGTCGTGGTGACGATGCTGTTTCAAACCCAGGCTGAGCCGCTGTTCGGCAGCTTGCGCAATTGGCTGACCTCAAACCTGGACTGGTTTTTCATCAGCGCCGGAAATATTTTCGTCCTGGTCTGTCTGTTTCTGATCGTCTCCCCCCTGGGCAGGGTCCGGATCGGCGGCACCGAGGCCACCCCGGACTTTTCGTATCTCGGCTGGTTCTCGATGCTTTTTGCGGCGGGGATGGGCATAGGCCTGATGTTCTACGGGGTTTCCGAGCCCTTGTCCCATTTCAGCAGCGCCCTGGGCGGAACAGCCAGTGAGAACGGCATCCGCACGGACTGGGCCCCTCTGGGCGGGGCCGCGGGCGATACCCAGGCCGCGATCCGCCTGGGCATGGCGGCCACCATCTATCACTGGGCCCTGCATCCCTGGGCGATCTATTCGATCCTGGCCCTGGGTCTGGCCCTGTTCAGTTTCAACAAGGGTCTGCCCTTGACGGTCCGCTCCATTTTTTACCCCATCCTCGGTGAACGAGTCTGGGGCTGGCCAGGACATGTCATCGATATTCTGGCCATTTTCGCGACCCTCTTCGGACTGGCCACCTCTTTGGGGATTGGTGCCTCCCAGGCCGCGGCGGGGCTGGGCTACCTGTTCAATCTGCCCGACGGGAGCACGATGCAGGTCCTGTTAATCATCGGCATTACCCTGCTGGCCCTGATTTCCGTGGTTGCCGGCTTGGAAGCCGGGGTGCAGCGCCTGTCGCAGATCAACATGGTCCTGGCCGCGTTGTTGATGCTCTTCGTGATCATCGTGGGACCGACCCTGGCCATCCTGACCGGGTTTTTCACCAATCTGGCCGGCTATCTCCAGCATCTGCCGGCCCTGGCCAACCCCATTGGCCGCGAAGACGCCAATTTTGCCCAAGGCTGGACGGCATTCTACTGGGCCTGGTGGATTTCCTGGTCGCCGTTCGTGGGGATGTTCATTGCCCGGGTTTCCAGGGGGCGGAACGTACGCGAATTCCTCATCTCGGTCCTGCTGATACCCTCCGCGGCCTGCGTGTTGTGGATGACGGTTTTCGGGACCACCGCCATTGGTCAGGTTGTCAGAGACGGCTACACGGCTGCCGCGGATGCCGCCTTGCCGTTGCAGCTTTTCGCCATGCTCGACGTTCTCCCGCTGGCCCAGATCACATCGTTCATCGGCATCATCCTGGTGGTGGTCTTTTTCGTGACTTCCTCGGACTCAGGTTCCTTGGTCATCGACACCATCGGTGCCGGCGGCAAGGTGCAAGCGCCGGTAGTGCAGCGCGTTTTCTGGTGTACCTTCGAGGGGCTGGTGGCCATTGCCCTGATTCTTGGCGGTGGGCTGGTGGCGCTGCAAGCCATGGCGGTCTCCACGGGCTTCCCGTTCACCATCGTGCTGCTGGTGGCCTGCTGGTCGCTGATCAAGGGCTTGGCCTCGGAGCCGCGTCTCAAGAAAGTCTGA
- a CDS encoding putative nucleotidyltransferase substrate binding domain-containing protein, whose translation MEVEQIEIANHLRRFEPFDALPEEAVARVAANADVAYYKAGSDILLLNDEIHDLYFIRSGAVELFRRDGEFFNRLGEGELLGQTGLMMRNRVRFPARALEDTLLYIIPETIFDELCDQHDVFADFVEFGDHSRLQQAISRAQQSNEMMRTKVSRLIGREPVSVDQTASVHQTAIKMTEERVSSVLVTDMNEDGESTVVGIVTDQDLRTRFISPALEFDTPITAIMSANPVTLDANLYVFDAMLTMLRHNVHHLPLMRSQQAVGVIALSDLIRYESQNSLFVVAKLLRAQNQEELVNLGKDIDASFVRMVNEDANSHMVGSAMTVFGRSIFQRLLELAEEQLGPPPIPCCFLTLGSMARDELLPGGDQDNALVLDDSFDAAKHDGYFQKLAAFVSDGLAANGFAYCKGGVMATTDKWRQPRHVWKKYFADWIAYPSKEAMLNSSMFFDLDGVWGHTEWVIPFRQQIARQAANHNLFLSSLGRAALYRTPPLGFFKDFVLEQDGEHKNSLNLKRRGTAPLAALVRVHALAVGSTAQNTFERLEDIKDARHLPPGRAEALRDAMEIMSVVRQRHHADQISRKQKVDNNINPEDLSQFDRRNLKEAFQVLNDAQNYLKVRPAKGRYRGTKRVFSTS comes from the coding sequence ATGGAAGTCGAACAGATAGAAATCGCAAACCACCTGCGACGATTTGAGCCTTTTGACGCCCTGCCGGAGGAGGCCGTGGCCCGCGTGGCCGCGAATGCTGATGTGGCTTATTACAAGGCGGGCAGCGATATTTTGCTGCTCAACGACGAGATACATGACCTCTATTTTATTCGTAGCGGCGCGGTGGAACTTTTCCGCCGCGATGGAGAGTTTTTCAACCGGTTGGGAGAAGGGGAACTTTTGGGGCAAACGGGTCTGATGATGCGCAACCGGGTGCGCTTCCCGGCACGAGCGCTGGAAGACACCTTGCTGTATATCATTCCCGAGACGATTTTCGACGAGCTGTGCGATCAGCATGACGTCTTTGCCGATTTCGTCGAGTTTGGAGACCACTCTCGGCTCCAGCAGGCGATTTCCAGAGCTCAGCAGTCCAATGAGATGATGCGGACCAAGGTGAGCAGGCTGATCGGGCGTGAACCGGTGAGCGTCGACCAGACGGCCAGCGTGCATCAGACCGCGATAAAAATGACCGAAGAGCGCGTTTCTTCAGTGCTGGTCACGGACATGAACGAGGATGGTGAATCCACCGTGGTCGGTATCGTGACGGACCAGGACTTGCGCACCCGGTTCATCTCGCCCGCGCTGGAGTTCGATACGCCGATCACGGCCATCATGTCTGCCAACCCGGTTACTCTTGACGCCAACCTGTATGTGTTCGACGCCATGCTGACCATGCTGCGCCACAACGTGCATCACCTGCCCCTGATGCGCTCCCAGCAAGCCGTGGGAGTGATCGCGCTGTCCGATCTGATCCGTTACGAATCCCAGAACAGTCTGTTCGTGGTGGCCAAGCTTTTGCGAGCCCAAAATCAGGAAGAACTGGTGAACCTGGGAAAAGATATCGACGCCAGTTTCGTGCGCATGGTCAACGAGGACGCCAATTCACACATGGTCGGCAGTGCCATGACCGTGTTCGGGCGCAGTATTTTCCAGCGACTGCTGGAACTGGCCGAGGAGCAACTCGGCCCCCCGCCGATCCCCTGCTGTTTTCTGACCCTGGGATCCATGGCCAGGGACGAGCTGCTGCCCGGCGGGGACCAGGACAACGCCCTGGTCTTGGACGACAGTTTTGATGCCGCCAAACACGATGGGTATTTCCAAAAACTGGCGGCTTTTGTTTCCGACGGACTGGCTGCCAACGGGTTTGCCTATTGCAAAGGCGGGGTGATGGCCACCACGGACAAATGGCGTCAGCCCCGGCATGTGTGGAAGAAGTATTTCGCGGACTGGATCGCCTATCCCTCCAAGGAGGCGATGTTGAACAGTTCGATGTTTTTCGATCTGGACGGGGTCTGGGGACATACCGAATGGGTTATCCCTTTCCGGCAACAGATCGCCCGCCAGGCCGCGAACCATAATCTGTTTCTGAGTTCCCTGGGGCGGGCCGCCCTGTACCGCACTCCTCCCCTGGGTTTTTTCAAGGATTTCGTGCTCGAGCAGGATGGGGAGCACAAGAATTCCCTGAATCTCAAGCGACGCGGCACGGCCCCCTTGGCGGCCCTGGTCCGCGTCCATGCGCTGGCTGTCGGGTCCACGGCTCAGAATACCTTTGAGCGGCTGGAAGACATCAAGGATGCGCGCCACCTGCCGCCAGGCCGGGCTGAGGCCCTGCGCGACGCCATGGAAATCATGTCCGTGGTCCGTCAGCGACACCATGCCGACCAAATCAGCCGGAAACAGAAGGTGGACAACAATATCAATCCCGAAGACTTGAGCCAGTTCGACCGTCGCAACCTCAAGGAAGCCTTCCAAGTCCTCAACGACGCCCAGAACTATCTCAAAGTGCGCCCCGCCAAAGGGCGTTATAGAGGGACAAAGCGTGTTTTTTCCACGTCCTGA
- a CDS encoding type II toxin-antitoxin system Phd/YefM family antitoxin produces the protein MPTNLVLTDVTASISDLKKNPMKTVEAGDGFAVAILNRNKPAFYCVPSRAYESLMDRLEDLELNALADARKDQPELEVALDEL, from the coding sequence ATGCCGACAAATCTCGTTCTCACGGATGTTACGGCCAGCATATCCGATCTTAAGAAAAATCCCATGAAGACCGTGGAGGCGGGCGACGGCTTTGCCGTGGCGATTTTGAACCGGAACAAGCCGGCCTTTTACTGTGTTCCGTCGCGGGCCTACGAGTCCCTGATGGACAGGCTGGAAGATCTGGAGTTGAACGCATTGGCCGATGCCCGCAAGGATCAGCCGGAATTGGAAGTGGCCCTTGATGAATTATAA